The genomic segment GAGCCGCAGTACCTGGCGAAACGCCGGACGCGCGCGCAGGGTCGCCATGTCCAGCCCCCAAAGCAACGACAGGCAACAGAACACGTTCGCGTAGGCGATCGAATCGATGGAATTGTGCAAGTATTCGGCGTAAGACCAGCGTTGCGCCCCCGCCGCCTGCGCGTGTTCGGCGCGAAGCGCCGCGCAGTAGCACTGGGTATCGTTAAGAAGCTGAGTATAGTCGCGCCTATCGTAGGCGAGCGCGGCCAGGGAAGCGCGCAGCACAGCGCAGCCCTCGAACCCGGGGATCGCGCATGGGCCGCCCTGCCCCAGCGCCTGCTCCACCGCGGCCAGCTGCTCTGGCGCGATCAGGCCAAGGTCGTTGCAATCGTCGAGCCAAAACAGTAGCGCCAACTCGCGATAAAACGCCACGATCAGCTTTTCGTCCTGCGGATCCCGGCCGGTGCGGGCGCTGGTATCGTGCAGGCTCGGTTGGATACGCTGCAGGATGTACTGTCCGCCCCTAACTGCTTCCACGGCATGCTCGTCGGCGAATCCGGTTAGAGAACGCCCCCACTCCAGTACTTGCTGCAGCGCGCTTTCGGTCGGGATCATTGCGCTATTCCTCCTGCTCCCTCGGCCGGGATGCGCCGCCCCCAACGAAGAGCCAGCCACAAGCCGGCGAGTTCGATCACGCGCACGACCCGGGTCGGGCAATACAATTCCTTGCCGATCCACAGCGGCGTCTGCGGCAATTCATGCGCCTCATGGCGAGCGAGCATCCACTCCAACGCGTGCGCGACCGCCAGCGCGATGCGGGCGCGCCCTGTCGGCTCTTCGCGCCCATCCATCACGTGCAAGGCGAACAGCGCATAGGCGGTTTCTTCAAATGTTGACGCGCGACCGGCGCCCCAGCCGCCGTCGTCGCACTGCGCCTGCAACAGCGCCGCCAGCGCGCGCTCGTCGCGCCACTGGGGCACGCCTTGCGCGAGCGCAGCAATTGCATGCGCGGTGGGATACAGCCACGAAACGTGCCATTTTTCATTGTCCCATAGACCGTCCGGGTTGCGATTGGCCTCAAGGTAAGCGCTGGTGCCGGCGGTGGGCTTTCCCAACAGTCTGAACGCATGCAGGGCGTGGATGTTGGTCGAGACCGAGGCATTGCGCTCGCCGGGGAAGGTAACGAACAGCCCGCCGATTTCGAAATGGCGCAACGCGTCGGCAGCCGGGTTGCGTCCTGCTAGGCGCAGGATGCACAACGCAACGGCGGTGTCGTCCGCATCGGCCGCGAAGTGCAAGGCCGGACCCAGACCGCGCACGCCCAGACAGGCATCGAGCTGCGCGACGATCACGCCTACCGCCTCGGCGAGCGCGGGATGCGAAAACAACCCGGCCAGGTGCAGGGTGTACAGCGACCAGCATGGCTCGAATACGTTGATCGGCCAGACGCTAGGAACGACACCTTCAATGCCGCTACGTGCCGCGCGCGATGCGGCCTGAAGATACCTGTCGGCACGCCCGACCTGTGGCGCGCTCGCCTGTGTGAGGGCGTGCGCACGCCACGCGGCGGTTGCCGCCGGGCTGATGCCGATGCTGCCGTCGTCGTCCAGGCATGCCGTGGTCGGCGACGTGCCCCAGGCTTCCCAGGAGTGCAACAACGGATGGCCGCTCGGCAGCGGTCCCACCGTCCCCAACTTGGCCAGGCACGCCTGCCGCAACGGCAACAGCGCCGGGTAGCGCGGAAACACCACGTCGTCCACCAAGGATGCGGCCTCGCCGGAGATCTGCGGCAGGATCAGCTCCGCGCCTACCGGCGCGTCTTCCGGCACCGCATCTGCGTAGGGATCCGGCTGGCGCTCGAGGAACCGCGTTGCAGCCTGAACTGCGTCCGCAGCGCCGGGAAGAGGATCGGCACGCTGCAATGCAAGCAACGCCGCCCACGTGGGTGCATGGCGGAACAGTGGGAAGTCAGCACTTCCCCACCCGCCATCAGCCTGTTGCTGCGCCATGAGCCACGCGTATGCGTTCTGCCGACCGGTGACGTTGCCGCGGAAGTGCAAAACGCGCGCCGTGTCGTAAACGGAGGGACTGACGCTGCCGCCATCGCGCGTCTCGTTCAGCAGGTGGCGCAATTCAGAAAGGATCTGTTCGGACAGCGCATTCATGCGGGATGTTCCCTCTGCAGGCAGTTGACGAGAAGCAGGATGGGGCGGACGTCGGGCACCGCCGCGGGCCCGTCGCGGCGAAGCGCACCCATGCTGGCGGCGGTCCGCCGGACAGCGCGGCGGACCGCGGTGGGCAACCGCTGCGATCTGCGCCGCGGAATCGGACACAATGTAGCATCTAGCGCTGCCGCCGGCGGATCGCAGCGTTACGGCGGCGCCTCCGTGCCGACCGGCGCCCTTGCGCACGGCGCGTGCTTGAACGGATACCCTTTTGGCCCGCTGCACGGCCTGCGCCAACCGCTCCGCACGCGGCCGCAGTGGGGTGATGGCTTCCTCGGCCTCGGGCCATAGGCCCGGCACTGACTGGCGCGCTGCATGCAGCTCCGTGATCGGCACGCCGGTTGCATTCTTCTCCGCCACATGCTTGCCGGGGGCTTGCCCAGCGTCGTGTCATCCGCTGGCGTGTCATCCTCGACCACCTACGATCCGAAACAGGCGCGATAGCGATCCAGCGCGCGGAACAGCGTAACGCGCGGCATCCTCCGCGACGGCGCATAGCGCGACCATGCGTACGGACGCGCGCACCGGCACTCCGCCGCACGCCTGCGCGCCCAATCCGCCGAACGGGGAAACGCCAGTTCGGTCGTCGTTTAGCATGGAACCCGTCTGCATGTTGTTCATCTCCTCGTACGTGACAGAGAATGCCGCGGCGAGCGGCGAGCCGCGGTGTTGCCGGCGTCGCACCGGGCGCGCGCGCCGAGTGCAGCAATGCCGCCCATCGCCGGCGCCGCTGCCTCCTGACACGGGGCAGACGATCCCAGCTCATGAGAATCCGATGCGGATTGTCATGGACGGATGTGCGGTCGGGTAATAGCGCCGGCCATTATCGACGCCGCTCATCAACCGCGGCCGCACCCCGGCCTCCTGCATGGTCAATGCCAAGGCGATGCTGAACTGCACCAGCTCCAGCCATACTAGATGATAGCCCATGCAGACGTGTGGGCCGGCACCGAACTGCAGCATGTCCACCGGCCGGATCGGCTCCGTGCGTTGCAGCCACCGTCCCAGACGGAACTGATCAGGCGCTTCGTGCAGCAGCGCCGAGGTCGAGAAATGCAGCAGTGGGATGCACAAATGAGTGCCCGCAGGAATGCGCCGCTGGCCGAGTTGTAATTCCTGCATCGCGCGACGCGGTACGAGCGAGGAAGCCGGATGCATTCGTAGCGTCTCCCGAAACAGTGCCTCTGCGACCGGACATTGCGCCAGGTCCTCGTGCCCGGTCGGCACCGCGCCCACGCGTTGCGCCTCTTCGACCAGGGCGTCCCACAGCTCTGGCTGCTGCGCCAGCTCGATCACCATCCAGGCCATCGTTGAGGCGGAGGTCTCGTGGCCGGCAAGCAGCAGCAAGCGGATATTGGCGACCAGGACGTCATCGGAGAGTGCGCCGTCGCTGCGATCGAAGGCGCTCACCATGTCGTTGATCAACCCGGTGCGCGCGGCGCGCGCGCGCGCGTCCCGGATGAACTGGCGCGACTGCGCGTCGATCCAATCGCGGGCGGCGCGGCCGCGCCGCAATGGCATCCCCGGCAGGTCGATCGGGGGCGCGACCATCAAGTGTAGCAGTTGCCGGTACTTGCGATGCCACTCCGACAGGTCTTGGGCGGGGATGCCCATGAGACTGAAGGTGAGTTTAAGCATCAGGTTGCGGGTGTCTGGCAGGATAGCGACTTCACCGCGGTCGCGCCACGCCCTGACCTGAGCCCGAATAATTGGTTCGAACAGCTCGCCAATGCCGGCCTCAGTCAGACCCCTGGGCAGAAACGCCGCCTTTATCCCATCGCGCGCCTGCCGGTGCGCGCTGCCGTCCAAAGTGACCAACGTTCCGCCAAGGATGTCGGGCGCCATCTCTTCGATCAGTGCCGAGGACACTTCCTTGTGCCGGAGCAATGCGAGCGCATCCGGATCCAGGCATGTCATCAGGTGTCCGGCCGGGCCGAAATCCAGCCAGAAGTGGCTGCCTAGCGTCCTTTCGGCGCGCCGCAGCAGGCGCGGCAGATCGCAGACGATGGCGGGAAGATGCCCGACCAGGGGGAAAGCGCCAGGCATGACCGGGATGTCGTCCCGTAGCCGGTGCCAGCGGTTCAGCGGGTTGAGCAGCATGTCCATCACCAGTGCGACGTTGCGGCTGCTTCGGCGGCGTCACCGGCCGGCAGAGCCGCGCTGTTGCCACCGTCGGCGTAGGTTGGAACATGCGACAACATGCCGCCGTCGATACACAACACCTGGCCGGTGATGAACGCAGCCTCGTCGGAGAGCAGGAATGCGACCAGCGCGGCTACGTCCTCGGGGCGGCCGACGTGCGGCAGGAGCTGGTGCCGGTGTAGATGCCGTTGCATGCACTCGTCCAGCTTGGCGAAGAGGCGTTCCGTCATGATAAGGCCTGGCGCAACCGCGTTGCAGCGGATCTTCGCGTGTCCGTACTGGGTGGCAAGCGAGGCCGACAGCATGTTCATTGCGGCCTTCGACGCGGCGTAGGACGTCAGTGCGGTGTCGCCGCTGAGCCCTTGGCACGATGACATGTTCACGATCGCGCCACCACCGCGGGTGATCATTTGTGGGATGGCCTGCCGGCAGCAGAGGAGCGTGCCGCGCAAATTGGTCGCCATGGTCTTGTCCCAGACCGCCACGTCCAGGTCGAGGATCGCGCGGTCGTGCGGGGTCAAATGCATGGCGCTCGCATTGTTCACAAGCACGTCTACCCCACCGAAGCGCCGCTTCGCCGTTTGGAAAAGCTCTGCCACCGCCTGCGCATCTGCGATGTCCATGGCCACGGCCAGCGCTTGGCCCGCTTCGGCTGCGATCTGTGCGGTGCAGGCGATGGCAGCGGGGCCATCAATGTCGGCCACCACCACTCTTCCGCCCTCGCGTGCGATGGCGAGGGCGCATGCCTTGCCGATCCCGGCGCCGGCGCCGGTCACCACGGCCACCTTGCCTTTAAATCGTTCCATCATGTTCTCCTGGATTGCGTAGGTCTTTCGCTGCATGTCGCTCAGCGTCTGCCTGAGAGGGCGTAGGGCCGGGGTTGGTGCAGTGGTTATCGCCGGCTTCGCTTTCGATCACCCGAATAGCCGCGACCGGGCACTGGCTTTCTGCTAGCCGCACGGCGGCGTGCAGCGCCTGCGGGACCGTCGCCATGCACACTTCGGCCACGCCGTCCGGTTCGCGCTGACGAAAGGCGCCCGGCAGCGTCAACACGCACTGACCAGTGGTTCCGCACAGGTCCTGGTCGACCACGACGCGAACCTCAGCCGCCGCCTGCGCGTGCAGCCGCACCGGCAGCGCGCGGAACGTCCTAAGGAACGCTGAGGGCTCCCGGGTCGGCTGCTCGGCCAAGGCCAACGTGGGAAAGCGCGCCTGGATCTGCGGCAGGCTCTCGGCCAGCTGCACCCTGGCGAGTTGCGCACCTAGGCAGAAGTGGATGCCGTGGCCGAAGCTCAGCATAATCTTTCCGTCGTTCGACATGCCAGGCCTGGTGCCGTAGAACCGCACCGGATCGAATCGGTCGGGATCAGCGAAAGCGTCCGGGTCGCGATTGCCGGCCGCGATCAGCACGCGCACGTCCGCGTCCTTCGGGATCACCACGCCACGCAATTCGATGTCGCGCTGGGCGATACGCGGAATGGAGCTGAACATGGCGGGCGCCTCGCAGCGCAGTACTTCTTCCACGAATGCCTCCACCCCTGCGGCGTCTCCCTGGAGCCAGTGCCGCTCCTCGGGGTAGGCCAGCATCGCCAGCACCGCATGGTCGATAGTCGCAGCAGTGGTGGCGAAGCCGCCCAGCAACATGCCCCACAGCATGCTGATCAACTCCGCGTCCGAAAGCGTGTCGGCATCGTCGCTGTGTGCGCCGACCAGTGTCGACACGATGTCGCGGCAGGGATCGGCGCGCTTGCGCAATATGAGGTCGCCGAAATAGGCCTTCACCCTGGCGCTGGCCACGTCCGCCGCGGCGAGCTGTGGATCGCTGGCGTGCGGGCTCAGGCCTTCTAGAATGGCGCTGACGATCGCTGAGAGCTCGAAAATGTCGTCTTGGGGCATGCCGAACAATTCAGCGAAGACAAGCATGGGCAAGGCCAGTGCGAATTCCCGATGCAGGTCCACCGCCTCTCCTCGCTCCAGTGCGGGCGCCATGCCATCCAGGCGGGCTGCGACGATGCGCGCGATGCTCGGCCGCAGGTTGTCGATATGACCCACGGTGAAATCGCGCGAAATCAGCCGGCGCAGACGCGTATGCGTCGGTGGTTCCTTCATGGCTAGCGTGGACGCCAGCAGATTGAGCGACAGGCTGCTCGCCGCACGCGGGAAATAGCGCGCCAGTTCGGATGGCGCCGGTCCCCGAAACGCATCGCCCGTGGCCTTGAACGCCCAGTAGATGTCGGCGTGGCGGCTCAACAGAAAGATGCCCGACGCCGCGCGGTGCACCGGATCGTGCTCTTGCAACCACCGCATGAACGGGTACGGGTCTTGGATGCATGCTGGCGACGCCAGCTCGGCGAAGGCGTCGTGGCATGCTGCCTTGGTTTCTTGCACGTCCATCTTGGTTACCTGTCGGGTGGCTGATCTGACCGGCGCGCGCCAGGCGCCGTCAAATGAGAAAATTGCGATACCGGGCGGCGTCCGCACCAGATCACCGGCATCTCCTCGAACCCGCCGGTGATGATCTCCTTGCGCAACTTCAGTTCGTCGGGCGCCACGGCCAGGCGCAACGCGGGAAAGCGCTGGAAGATCGAACCGAATACGGCCTTCAGTTCCAGCCTGGCCAGCGCCGCCCCGATGCAATTGTGCTGCCCGTAGGAGAACGCCAGGTGGGGATTTGCGTCGCGTCCGATGTCGAAGACTTCCGGGTCTTTGAAATGGCGCGGATCAAACGAGGTCGCCGGCAGGCCGACCAGTACTTTGCTCTCCGCGGGTATATGCACGCCTGCGATGGTCACGTCGGTCCGGGGATAGCGCATGATGCCGTCCCAGCCCGCACCAGGCGAATACATGCGCAGTATTTCCTCCACCGCCTTGTCCACCAGGGACGGATCGCGGACCAGGCGTTCGCGCTGTTGCGGATGGCGAAACATGGCCAGCAGGCCGAATTCGATCTGCGCGACGGTGCTCTCGTGCCCCGCCACCAGCACGCCCGCCGCGAGGCCGATCGCCTCTTCCTCGGTCGCTTTGCCCTGGTCGACCGCGGCGAGCAGATCCGTCAGCAGGTTATCGCCCGGATCCTGTCGCTTGCCCCGTATTTTGCCGTGAATGTAGGCGCGGAGCTCTTCCCAGGCCAGGCCCGACGCCCTGCGCGGGCCGCTTTCATGCTGGTGCGTCATCACCTCGTCGGAGAGTCCTGCGAAAAAGGCGTGTTCCTCGAAGGGCACGCCCATCAGCGCGCTGATTACCTTGGCCGGAAGCGGAAAGGAGACATGGCGTCGCAAGTCTGCGGGCTGGGGCTGAACCGCCAGCGTATCGAACAACTGCACGGTGATCGCCTCGACCTGCTGCGTAAGCAGCTTCACCCTGCTGTTGCTGAAGGCCGGCGCCACGATCGTGCGTAACCGAGCATGCTCGTCCCCTTCGTGCGAGACCAGCCATCCCGGCGAACCGAGAATGACCGAATCCGGGGTGAAATCCGCCGGAGGCATTCCCGCGGGCCGGAATGCCGCGTCAGACAGCACCGCCTTGGCCTCGTCATAGCCTGTCACCCACCAGCATTCGTGCCCGGACGGAAGGCGCACGCGGTGGATCGGACCTTTGGCACGTAGCGCCAACATCTCGGGCGAGGGCTCGATGTGATCGACCCGCCACATCGGCAGCGCCGGCAAGGATTGTTCGGACATGGTGACGATTTACTCTCTGAGCCTGGAAGGGGCGGAAGATGATGGGCAGACTGCGGGCAGCACATGAGTTAAGACAGCGCGTAGACGACGTCCTCTGCGGCGATTACCAGCGCCAGATCCTCCGACCGCACGAACGGCGGGGGGAAGGCACTTCCCAATTCCGGGCGCGCCAGCGCAGCGCCCAGGCACAGATACAGCCCTTAGCCGAGCGGCAGGTGCGGGTTGTGCAGCCGGTTGAAATCGAACATGTCGGTATCGCCATAGGTCGCCCGACCGTAGGAATTGGCGCAGCAGGTTCGACCGCACCCACCTACCGACCCGTCCGCAAACATAACTTCCAGACCAGTCCCACACCCCCGGCCTCCCTCCTGGCTCAAGGTCTGCCGCTTTGGCTGTACCGCCCGCGACGTGGGCGATCGTTGTGGCTCGCAAATGAAGAACTCTAGATCGCATCCAACACTCCTGAGATTTTCCCGGTCACAACGGAGCCACTATCATTGCCACAGCAAACCATGGGGACCTCACCAGACGCGAACAGCGACGCACCGCCCGAAGACCATCGCGCTGCGATTGGCGACATACCGTGACCAGAGCAAATTGCGTGCCGAGGTGAATTCGTGGGCTCAGCAGGCATTTCGTAGCAGCGCGTAGTGTCAAGCTCCCGCCATTCAGTCTCAATGCCGACAACCGCTGAGTACATGTCTGACAAAAGCCTGCTCTAACGCCGGTCTGCGTCCGATAGTCGGCGACCTGCATTGGGATGTCCCCGCGGCGGGCTTTCGTGCAACAATCCGCGCCACCTTCGACGTCGAAGTTGCCCCGCCAGTTTTCGTCCGATGGGCGGGAACGTCGTCGACTGCGCCGAGGCCGCCGCGTTAAAAGCGCCGGCCCTGGGCAAATCTCACTGGACCCGCCTCGACTCACCGTCCGGAACACTGCAATAAAGTTTGCGGAGCTTATTTCCGCCAAATGCAAGTTGCGAACTTGCAGTCATCTCGTTTGACGTTGTTCTCAATGTTTCCACCCCCGCGCTTACCGAGACGGTCGAGCTTCTCGATCGGCGTAGGTCCAAAAGGCAACGGGAAACGCTTAAATTTTCGAGGCATGTTCTCTTCCGGAAACATGTCATCTAATCAGAAGCGGCGGTCGGCAACAGTCGCCTTAGTCGGAGGTGCTTTCTAAACCAGACGATGCCCCCCAGAAGCCTCCTGCCGAAGATGAAGCAATCGAGAGACCAATGCAGCATCTCATGGACCGCCGCACCGTGGTGAAGAAAGCGGTCCTCGGTTGCTGGAGGTTGTTGACTAGTTCCATGACATCGAATTGAGCTTAAGCCTGATGAATTGGGTCAATACCTACACCGCTAAGAGCCTGACTGTAAGCGGCAAGCCGAGGCCGTTCAGCCGGCGTAGTTCCACGGCATAAGTGCGTCGATTTCGCTGCTCGGCCAGCCATTGGCCATGCGCTCGAGCGTTTGGGTGAGCCAGGCGAGCGGATCGACGTTGTTCAGTTTTGCCGTCTGCAGCAGTGTCGCGATGGTCGCCCAGGTCCTTCCGCCGCCGTCGCTGCCGGCGAAGAGTGAGTTCTTTCTCGTAATGGCCTGGGGCCGGATCGCGCGCTCGACGATGTTGGAGTCGAGCTCGATGCGGCCGTCGATCAGGAAGCGCTCGAAGATGGCGCGGCGCGAGATGGCATAGCGGAGCGCCTCGGCGAGCTTCGATTTGCCGGAGACCCGCGGCAGGGTCTTTTGCCAGAGGGCAAAGAGGTCGGCGACGACCGCCGCAGAGGTTTGCTGACGCGCCGCGACACGGACCTCAGGGCTTTTGCCGCGGATGGTCTCCTCAATCTGCCAGAGCTTCGCCATCCGCTCGACCGTCGCCGTTGCAATCTCGGAGCTTTTGCCGACATGCAGCTCATAGAACTTGCGCCGACTATGCGACCAGCAGCCAGCCAATGTGACGCCGTCATTGCCGCCATCGGAGCGGACCAGCTTGTTATAGGCGGCATATCCGTCGACTTGCAGGATGCCGCGGTAGCCCTTGAGATGACGGGCGACGCACTCGCCGGCCCGACTGTCCTCAAAGCGATAGACGACCATGGGCGGACCGCTGCCGCCAAATGGTCGGTCATCCCTGGCGTAGGCCCATAGATAGGCTGTCTTCGTCGATCCGGACCCGGGAGCGAGCGTCGGCAAGGTGGTTTCGTCGGCGAAGATCCGTTCGGCTTTCTTGATCTCATCAAAGAGGTAGTCGGCCAGGATCTCCAGCTCAAAGCCGAGCTTGCCCATCCATTGCGCCATCAGTTTGCGGTCGAGCTCGACCTTGTCGCGGGCGTAAATCGCCTCCTGCCGGTAGAGCGGCAGGCCATCGGCATATTTGGAGACGGCAATCTGGGCGAGAAGTGCTTCCGTCGGAATGCCGGCTTCGATGATGTGTGCCGGCGCCGGTGCCTGGACGACGCCGTCCTCATTTTTGAAGGCATACTTCGGGCGGCGGGTGACGATGACGCGGAACTTCGCCGGCACCACATCCAGCCGCTCCGAGACGTCCTCGCCGATCAGCACCTTCTGCTTGCCGGCATGCTCCGGCCGCTCCTCCGGCTCTATCACGACTTCGACCCGCTCCAGGTGGGGTGCGAAGCCCTTGCGCGGTCGCGGCGGACGTTTGCCTTCTGGGCGCTCGCGGCCCTTGTTGACCTGTGCCTTGATCGCGGCGATGCCGGTCTCAATCTCCTCAAAGACAAAGGCCTGCTGCTCGTCGTCAATGGTGGGAGAGCCGAGCTTTTCCGATCGCCGCCCGAAGCGGGCGCGATCGAAGGCCTTCAGGATCTGCGTCAGCCGCTCGATGCGCTCATCGGCATCGGCGTTGCGCGCCTTGAGATCTGCGACCTCGCTCTCAAGGGCGTCGGCCCGCGCCGCCTTTTCGGCCATGGCAAGCACCATGGCTTTTAGCGCTTCTACATCATCCGGGAGTTTGAGATCGGGCGGCGTCATCGACCCGACCAGAGCACATTTTGCTCCGGTTTTCCTGCCCTTTCAGGCCGCTGATTCACTTCGCCGCAGGGCTTTACCCAACAATCTCCGGCGGCTTGACCGGCACGGATCGAACCCGCTTCCAGTCCATGCCATCGATGAGCGCCAGAAGCTGGGCATGGTTGAGCTGAACCCGGTTATGACCGATGCGGGGCCAGCAGAACTGCGATTTTTCCAGCCGCTTGGCATAAAGGCAGACGCCGGAGCCGTCCCACCAGACGATCTTCACTCTATCCGCTCGTTTGGCCCGGAAGACGTAAAGTGCACCGTTGAACGGATCATTGCCGGCATCCCGCACCAGCGACAGCAAGCTGTCCGGGCCCTTGCGGAAGTCGACCGGATGACTGGCCAGGAACACCTTTACGCCGGAGGGGATCATGCCGAACGCGCCGCGCGGATCACCCGCTGCAAGTGCGCCTCGTCAACATCTGCGCCGGCGCGCACAACAATGTCGCCAATGACAACCTCGATCACCGGGGCAGCCGGGCGCGCCGAGGCGACTTCGCCAGCCGAACGCGAGGCGGCATGGTCCAGAGCGTCACGACGCCAGGCGAAGAGCTGCGACGGATGAATGCCGATCCGATGGGCGATCGCCGATACGCTCGCGCCCGGCTCCAGCGCCTCGGCCACCGCCTGCGCTTTGAACTCATCCGACCAGCGCCGGCGCAATTGCCGTGGAGCACCCTCAAGTCGCTCGGCGACCGCTTCGATCATATGGAAGGTTCTAGTTCCAGAACTAGGCGCAGACATAGAAGCTCACTTTGGCTCACAACGTGCGCTACCGATATCCGACCGCTAACCCTCTACGCCAGACGGGGTCTCCTTGCCGCTTACGCCTGACTCGAAAAGGTTTCAACAATATCCGTACCTTGCCAAGCGTCGTGTCAGGAGCCGGATGTGGGCGATAGTGATCCCGGCCTCGGCTGGTGCGACGGACTTTTCCCAATCCTTCGCCAACCGTCGGCATTTGCCAAGCGATGCGAAGGTGCTCTCCACGACCCAGCGACGCGGCAGAACCTCGAAGCCCTTGGCCTTATCGGTCCGCTTGACGATCTGGAGCGTGAACGCAGCGATCTTTTGCAGTGTGCCCTTCAGCTTCGGTCCGGCATAACCACCGTCGGCGAAGATATGTCTCAGCCACGGCCAGCGCCTGAGAATGGTTTTGAAGACGGCAGGCGCGCCGTCGCGATCCTGAATATCGGCGCTGTGAACGATGAGGCCGACCATCGATGACGCTTGCGTCCCTTGATCTTCTTGCCCGCGTCATAGCCGGAAATTCCCCCGCTTTCCGTGGTTTTCACGCTTTGACTTCGATTACGCCTGCAGACGGCGAGGCTTCCCGGCCTTCCAATTCAGGCGCCTCCATCACAAGATGATGGTTGATCCGACCCCATAACCCTGTCGCTCGCCATTCGTAGAAATAGGACTGCACAGTTGTAAAAGACGGAAAATCCCTGGGCATCATCCGCCACTGCCCGTCGTAGCAATGTAAAGCAACGCATTCACGACCTTGCGACGATCGGTGCTGCGCGGCCTGCCCAATCGCCTCGGTCCAGGTAGACAAGGCGAGATCGATCCCCATTCCCGTTCCGTCAGATCGCTTGCATACCGCATTGCGTGTCGGGCATATTGCCGACGGGTGAAAAGTCCAGCCCATTGTGGTCTCCGTTCGTCCTAAGCAAAAAAACAGAATCACAACTGGCTGATTTCACTCAACTCTTTTTCGGCCAGGCTCTAAGAGCCCGATTCAAAAGT from the Rhizobium acidisoli genome contains:
- a CDS encoding cytochrome P450 is translated as MSEQSLPALPMWRVDHIEPSPEMLALRAKGPIHRVRLPSGHECWWVTGYDEAKAVLSDAAFRPAGMPPADFTPDSVILGSPGWLVSHEGDEHARLRTIVAPAFSNSRVKLLTQQVEAITVQLFDTLAVQPQPADLRRHVSFPLPAKVISALMGVPFEEHAFFAGLSDEVMTHQHESGPRRASGLAWEELRAYIHGKIRGKRQDPGDNLLTDLLAAVDQGKATEEEAIGLAAGVLVAGHESTVAQIEFGLLAMFRHPQQRERLVRDPSLVDKAVEEILRMYSPGAGWDGIMRYPRTDVTIAGVHIPAESKVLVGLPATSFDPRHFKDPEVFDIGRDANPHLAFSYGQHNCIGAALARLELKAVFGSIFQRFPALRLAVAPDELKLRKEIITGGFEEMPVIWCGRRPVSQFSHLTAPGARRSDQPPDR
- the tnpB gene encoding IS66 family insertion sequence element accessory protein TnpB (TnpB, as the term is used for proteins encoded by IS66 family insertion elements, is considered an accessory protein, since TnpC, encoded by a neighboring gene, is a DDE family transposase.), whose protein sequence is MIPSGVKVFLASHPVDFRKGPDSLLSLVRDAGNDPFNGALYVFRAKRADRVKIVWWDGSGVCLYAKRLEKSQFCWPRIGHNRVQLNHAQLLALIDGMDWKRVRSVPVKPPEIVG
- a CDS encoding cytochrome P450, with amino-acid sequence MDVQETKAACHDAFAELASPACIQDPYPFMRWLQEHDPVHRAASGIFLLSRHADIYWAFKATGDAFRGPAPSELARYFPRAASSLSLNLLASTLAMKEPPTHTRLRRLISRDFTVGHIDNLRPSIARIVAARLDGMAPALERGEAVDLHREFALALPMLVFAELFGMPQDDIFELSAIVSAILEGLSPHASDPQLAAADVASARVKAYFGDLILRKRADPCRDIVSTLVGAHSDDADTLSDAELISMLWGMLLGGFATTAATIDHAVLAMLAYPEERHWLQGDAAGVEAFVEEVLRCEAPAMFSSIPRIAQRDIELRGVVIPKDADVRVLIAAGNRDPDAFADPDRFDPVRFYGTRPGMSNDGKIMLSFGHGIHFCLGAQLARVQLAESLPQIQARFPTLALAEQPTREPSAFLRTFRALPVRLHAQAAAEVRVVVDQDLCGTTGQCVLTLPGAFRQREPDGVAEVCMATVPQALHAAVRLAESQCPVAAIRVIESEAGDNHCTNPGPTPSQADAERHAAKDLRNPGEHDGTI
- the tnpC gene encoding IS66 family transposase, with translation MTPPDLKLPDDVEALKAMVLAMAEKAARADALESEVADLKARNADADERIERLTQILKAFDRARFGRRSEKLGSPTIDDEQQAFVFEEIETGIAAIKAQVNKGRERPEGKRPPRPRKGFAPHLERVEVVIEPEERPEHAGKQKVLIGEDVSERLDVVPAKFRVIVTRRPKYAFKNEDGVVQAPAPAHIIEAGIPTEALLAQIAVSKYADGLPLYRQEAIYARDKVELDRKLMAQWMGKLGFELEILADYLFDEIKKAERIFADETTLPTLAPGSGSTKTAYLWAYARDDRPFGGSGPPMVVYRFEDSRAGECVARHLKGYRGILQVDGYAAYNKLVRSDGGNDGVTLAGCWSHSRRKFYELHVGKSSEIATATVERMAKLWQIEETIRGKSPEVRVAARQQTSAAVVADLFALWQKTLPRVSGKSKLAEALRYAISRRAIFERFLIDGRIELDSNIVERAIRPQAITRKNSLFAGSDGGGRTWATIATLLQTAKLNNVDPLAWLTQTLERMANGWPSSEIDALMPWNYAG
- a CDS encoding terpene synthase family protein, with amino-acid sequence MIPTESALQQVLEWGRSLTGFADEHAVEAVRGGQYILQRIQPSLHDTSARTGRDPQDEKLIVAFYRELALLFWLDDCNDLGLIAPEQLAAVEQALGQGGPCAIPGFEGCAVLRASLAALAYDRRDYTQLLNDTQCYCAALRAEHAQAAGAQRWSYAEYLHNSIDSIAYANVFCCLSLLWGLDMATLRARPAFRQVLRLISTIGRLQNDLHGRAKDRSAGEADNAAILLLQRYPAMPVEDFLNDELAGHERMLHRVMVEERFPAPWGPLIEAMAAIRAKYYETSISRYGNHAAGGGQRAPA
- a CDS encoding SDR family oxidoreductase, which produces MERFKGKVAVVTGAGAGIGKACALAIAREGGRVVVADIDGPAAIACTAQIAAEAGQALAVAMDIADAQAVAELFQTAKRRFGGVDVLVNNASAMHLTPHDRAILDLDVAVWDKTMATNLRGTLLCCRQAIPQMITRGGGAIVNMSSCQGLSGDTALTSYAASKAAMNMLSASLATQYGHAKIRCNAVAPGLIMTERLFAKLDECMQRHLHRHQLLPHVGRPEDVAALVAFLLSDEAAFITGQVLCIDGGMLSHVPTYADGGNSAALPAGDAAEAAATSHW
- a CDS encoding cytochrome P450; protein product: MDMLLNPLNRWHRLRDDIPVMPGAFPLVGHLPAIVCDLPRLLRRAERTLGSHFWLDFGPAGHLMTCLDPDALALLRHKEVSSALIEEMAPDILGGTLVTLDGSAHRQARDGIKAAFLPRGLTEAGIGELFEPIIRAQVRAWRDRGEVAILPDTRNLMLKLTFSLMGIPAQDLSEWHRKYRQLLHLMVAPPIDLPGMPLRRGRAARDWIDAQSRQFIRDARARAARTGLINDMVSAFDRSDGALSDDVLVANIRLLLLAGHETSASTMAWMVIELAQQPELWDALVEEAQRVGAVPTGHEDLAQCPVAEALFRETLRMHPASSLVPRRAMQELQLGQRRIPAGTHLCIPLLHFSTSALLHEAPDQFRLGRWLQRTEPIRPVDMLQFGAGPHVCMGYHLVWLELVQFSIALALTMQEAGVRPRLMSGVDNGRRYYPTAHPSMTIRIGFS